The proteins below are encoded in one region of Hevea brasiliensis isolate MT/VB/25A 57/8 unplaced genomic scaffold, ASM3005281v1 Scaf238, whole genome shotgun sequence:
- the LOC131176781 gene encoding uncharacterized protein LOC131176781 yields the protein MATLNAQEGQSVVRPPFFDGNDFLYWKNRMYYFLKSEGIDLWDVVKNGPFTPTKIVDGVHIAKPKGEWSEQEKRRVALNDKAIHVLFCALSRSEYNKVCMKSTAKLIWDALVVTYEGTSQVKENKMDSLIYQYELFKMKSDETISEMNYRFVEIIGGIKSLGKTFTNEELVKKILKSLPKEWLPKVTSLKDSKDLSKVQLDELLGNLIDYEMTLKREQVVEYNKAKKAIAFKISSENSSDEDDEFDEEELALVTRRIRKMLFQNKKFIPNRIFKKDKGESSKRDPPICFECNKSGHIRTDCPKLKNPFKKFKKKALKSTWDESSDSKDEEIGDQVAQMCFMAMEESSNEKNKLLKKEVVCLRKENKTLTKDDKPLKDDMQKSLDDLSLENEKMSDNKILFIGERIENIYVIDLHALSNKDVKCFVSISDDSWAWHRKFAHASMDLIANLNKDELVDGLPKIKFQKDKVCNAC from the exons ATGGCAACCCTCAATGCACAAGAAGGTCAATCGGTGGTAAGACCTCCTTTCTTTGATGGTAATGACTTCTTGTATTGGAAAAATAGGATGTATTATTTCCTTAAATCAGAAGGGATTGACTTGTGGGATGTTGTAAAAAATGGGCCATTCACTCCAACTAAAATTGTAGATGGTGTGCATATAGCTAAGCCTAAGGGTGAATGGAGTGAGCAAGAAAAAAGAAGAGTGGCTTTAAATGATAAGGCTATTCATGTTCTATTTTGTGCATTAAGTAGAAGTGAATATAATAAAGTGTGTATGAAGTCTACTGCAAAATTAATTTGGGATGCCTTGGTGGTTACTTATGAGGGTACTAGTCAAGTAAAGGAGAATAAGATGGATTCCCTTATCTATCAATATGAATTATTCAAGATGAAGTCGGATGAAACCATAAGTGAGATGAATTATAGATTTGTAGAGATTATAGGAGGAATTAAATCCCTTGGAAAGACATTCACAAATGAGGAGTTAGTAAAGAAGATTTTAAAAAGTCTTCCTAAGGAGTGGCTACCCAAAGTAACTTCACTAAAGGATTCCAAGGACTTGAGCAAGGTTCAACTTGATGAGCTCTTAGGAAATCTCATTGACTATGAGATGACCCTCAAAAGAGAGCAAGTGGTGGAATATAACAAAGCCAAAAAGGCCATTGCCTTTAAAATATCTTCTGAAAACTCAAGTGATGAAGATGATGAGTTTGATGAGGAAGAATTGGCTCTAGTGACAAGGAGAATAAGGAAGATGCTCTTCCAAAACAAGAAGTTCATCCCAAATAGGATATTCAAGAAGGACAAGGGTGAAAGTAGCAAGAGGGATCCTCCCATATGCTTTGAATGCAACAAGTCGGGTCACATTAGAACAGATTGTCCCAAATTGAAGAACCCATTTAAGAAGTTCAAGAAGAAGGCACTTAAATCAACATGGGATGAATCAAGTGACTCCAAAGATGAGGAGATTGGTGATCAAGTTGCCCAAATGTGCTTCATGGCAATGGAGGAAAGCTCTAATGAG AAAAACAAGCTCTTGAAAAAGGAAGTGGTTTGTTTGAGGAAAGAAAATAAGACCTTAACTAAGGATGATAAACCTTTAAAGGATGATATGCAAAAATCCTTAGATGACCTCtcattagaaaatgagaa GATGAGTGATAACAAAATATTGTTTAttggtgaaagaattgaaaatatttatgttatcGATTTGCATGCTTTGTCTAACAAAGATGTCAAGTGCTTTGTTTCTATTAGTGATGACTCTTGGGCTTGGCATAGAAAGTTTGCACATGCTAGCATGGACCTTATTGCAAACTTGAACAAGGATGAGCTAGTTGATGGGCTACCAAAGATTAAGTTTCAAAAGGATAAAGTGTGTAATGCATGCTAA